In Miniphocaeibacter halophilus, the following proteins share a genomic window:
- a CDS encoding DJ-1 family glyoxalase III: MSKVIILLADGIEEVEALTQVDYLRRVGIEVDMVSVSDSLTITGAHNIVFQAEKFLKDIDFEEYDGIIIPGGLEGVENLMADARVLETVKNMHLARKMIAAICAGPLVLNKAGILDERRYTCYTGIENRILNGRHRNEAVVIDDNIITAAGPAYAQKFAFNIVKDLLGRNAVKELKKDILYKRY; this comes from the coding sequence ATGAGTAAGGTAATTATTTTGTTAGCTGATGGAATAGAGGAAGTAGAAGCATTAACACAAGTTGACTATTTAAGAAGAGTTGGAATTGAAGTGGATATGGTTTCAGTATCAGATAGCTTAACAATTACTGGAGCTCACAATATAGTATTTCAGGCTGAAAAGTTTTTAAAGGATATTGATTTTGAAGAATATGATGGAATAATAATTCCAGGTGGATTAGAAGGCGTAGAGAACCTTATGGCAGATGCTAGGGTATTAGAAACTGTAAAAAATATGCATTTAGCTAGAAAGATGATAGCAGCAATCTGTGCCGGACCTTTAGTTTTAAACAAAGCTGGAATATTAGATGAAAGACGTTACACTTGCTATACAGGAATAGAAAATAGGATTTTAAATGGTAGACATAGAAATGAAGCGGTAGTAATAGATGATAATATAATAACAGCAGCAGGACCAGCCTACGCACAAAAATTTGCATTTAATATTGTAAAGGACTTACTAGGAAGAAATGCTGTTAAAGAACTTAAAAAGGACATATTATATAAAAGATATTAA
- a CDS encoding DUF4097 family beta strand repeat-containing protein, protein MKGKKSTIIAIIFIIIGLIISIFAYFQYGWESFSYNSKYGTIGFKYDKHNYGNNNKILSTESFSLDSFNNLDIDLEYTSVEILPTKDSNPKIEIEYRNKSKVHYSISNNTLSLNDEHYRSSHRNKNPNIIKLFIPENTEITSLECSLYLGELKISGVTCKKSTIETNLGSIHIKDSNFENTEISLDLGEFVATNTILTNTEIENNLGSIEISGQVLGYNEMSVSMGAVNLNLKQDKDDTKIIADTDLGYIDVDGVSFKGISEDNPINPTGSNIIEIETNMGSIDINFK, encoded by the coding sequence ATGAAAGGTAAAAAATCAACGATTATTGCAATTATATTTATAATTATTGGTCTAATTATTTCAATTTTTGCATATTTCCAATATGGCTGGGAAAGTTTTTCTTATAATTCAAAATATGGAACTATTGGTTTTAAATATGACAAACATAATTATGGAAATAATAACAAAATTTTATCAACAGAATCATTTTCTTTAGACAGTTTTAATAATTTAGACATAGATTTAGAATATACAAGTGTAGAAATATTACCTACAAAGGATAGTAATCCTAAAATTGAAATTGAATATAGGAATAAAAGCAAAGTTCATTATTCCATAAGCAACAACACCTTAAGCTTAAATGATGAACATTATAGAAGTTCTCATAGAAATAAAAACCCCAATATTATAAAATTATTTATACCCGAGAACACAGAAATAACAAGTCTAGAATGTTCTTTGTACCTAGGCGAATTAAAAATTAGTGGAGTAACTTGTAAAAAATCAACTATTGAAACAAATTTAGGATCAATACATATTAAGGATTCTAATTTTGAAAATACAGAAATCTCCCTTGATTTAGGAGAATTTGTAGCTACTAATACTATTTTGACCAATACGGAAATAGAAAACAATTTAGGTTCTATTGAAATATCAGGGCAAGTTTTAGGATATAATGAAATGTCAGTTTCAATGGGGGCAGTTAATTTAAATTTAAAGCAGGATAAAGATGACACAAAAATAATTGCCGATACGGACCTAGGTTACATAGATGTCGATGGAGTTTCCTTTAAAGGAATATCAGAAGATAATCCTATTAACCCTACCGGTTCTAATATAATAGAAATAGAAACAAATATGGGTTCTATTGATATTAATTTTAAATAG
- a CDS encoding DUF1700 domain-containing protein, with product MNRLSFNIALENRLKDVYEEDKRDAIEYYNELFDDMGLGDNDEIPLEYQNIDKIVKDIKADMKINKVIEKSKKDNNSIWKNILIILGAIFAVMFAIPIAIPLILAFLILVLVVIFIPIIIFLAFVFSIGVSVFAIVASSIKFSVFPLGILGLFFIFLGLSILTFKFAKFIVIKTKDFVVRKLDERKYKNER from the coding sequence ATGAATAGACTTTCTTTTAATATAGCATTAGAGAATAGACTAAAAGACGTATATGAAGAAGATAAAAGAGATGCTATAGAATATTACAATGAATTATTTGACGATATGGGACTAGGAGATAATGATGAAATTCCTCTAGAATATCAAAATATAGATAAAATTGTTAAAGACATTAAGGCCGATATGAAAATAAACAAGGTAATAGAAAAATCGAAAAAAGATAATAATAGTATTTGGAAAAATATTTTAATAATTTTAGGTGCAATATTTGCAGTTATGTTTGCAATACCTATAGCGATTCCATTAATACTGGCCTTTCTAATTCTTGTACTAGTTGTTATTTTTATACCTATAATAATATTCTTAGCCTTTGTATTTTCAATTGGAGTGTCTGTTTTTGCAATAGTTGCTTCCTCAATAAAATTTAGTGTATTTCCCTTAGGAATTTTAGGATTATTCTTTATTTTTCTAGGCTTGTCCATATTAACTTTTAAATTTGCTAAATTTATAGTTATTAAGACAAAGGATTTTGTAGTTAGAAAATTAGATGAAAGGAAGTATAAAAATGAAAGGTAA
- a CDS encoding DNA polymerase III subunit alpha, with product MDREFTHLHVHTEYSLLDGFSPIKKLLDYAEELNMKSLAITDHGSMFGVVQFYKEAKKRGINPILGCEIYTVNGSYLEKSNNTKRYNHLILLAENEIGYKNLMKIVSLGYVNGFYYKPRVDKDILRKHSQGIIALSACLKGEVSENLMYDDYEKAKEVALELQDIFGKGNFFLELQNHGIDKDQIILNQMPILSQETGIPMVATNDVHYVKKEDWKIHDILLCIQLGKTIQEKNEGGMYYAPAEFYLRSADEMYELFEGFEEALENTNKIAERCSVELDFGNLHLPYFEIPEGYTNKSYLRELATKGIHKRYRDVNKTVLDRLEFEIRTIEEMGFVDYFLIVSDFIRFAKSKNIPVGPGRGSAAGSIVSYALEITDIDPLKYNLLFERFLNPERVSMPDIDIDFCYERREEVIDYVIEKYGEDKVAQIVTFGTMAARGAIRDVGRVLDMEYKLVDEVAKKVPMILNMTIDKALEMSPEFKQLYNSDESIKNLIDIANAVEGMPRHTSTHAAGVVISKKPIMEYVPLARNKDAVITQFNMIELEELGLLKMDFLGLRTLTVIQDAIDLVNKNHKKKISIEDMDENDPKVLSIFTVADTLGIFQFESPGMRNFLKELKPTKFDDLIAANSLFRPGPMNEIPKYIYNKNHVDEIEYLHPKLEPILNVTYGTIVYQEQVMQIVQQLAGYSLGAADNLRRAMSKKKMDVMEAERKKFIFGEKDNEGNLITSGAIRNGVSEEIANKIYDLMIDFAKYAFNKSHSAAYSLVAMRTAWLKYYYPVEFMAALMSSVMGNTSQIALYIQESKRLNIEILQPDVNYSFKKFSVENGKIRFGLMAIKNVGENLIDTIVKVRESSGEFKNFRDFIERIVADNPLVINKRAMECLIKAGAFSSMGVTRAGLMVEYSLVIDSVQSSQKKNIPGQASLFDMFEDDKNEEVESNISDIDEYDKKDLLKLEKEVLGIYLTDHPMRPYEDIVKKYSNFNTLELKGDISIIEEKWDNKRVSIVGIVDTINKKFTKNNKIMEFVKLEDLYGTIELTVFPNIYQKYSSILEEDKVLIVKGTINISERDEANIIVSTLEDVENLNSKIKNKLFLRIEKNISDEILNKIKNILLKSYGKDPVNLYFEKNNKCYQLSEKYSIDINDSLILMELKDILGSDNIKIV from the coding sequence ATGGACAGAGAATTTACACATTTACATGTGCATACAGAATATAGTTTATTAGATGGATTTAGTCCAATAAAAAAACTATTGGATTATGCAGAAGAATTGAATATGAAATCTTTAGCAATAACCGATCATGGTTCCATGTTTGGTGTTGTTCAATTTTATAAAGAAGCAAAAAAACGTGGAATTAATCCTATACTAGGTTGTGAAATATATACAGTAAATGGTTCTTACTTAGAAAAAAGTAATAATACAAAAAGATACAACCATTTAATTTTACTTGCTGAAAATGAAATAGGATATAAAAATTTAATGAAAATTGTATCCCTAGGTTATGTAAACGGATTTTATTATAAACCAAGGGTCGATAAAGATATTTTAAGGAAACATAGCCAGGGAATTATTGCCCTATCTGCCTGTTTAAAGGGAGAAGTTTCAGAAAATCTCATGTATGATGATTATGAAAAAGCTAAGGAAGTAGCTTTAGAATTACAGGATATTTTTGGTAAGGGGAATTTCTTTTTAGAGTTACAAAATCATGGTATAGATAAAGATCAAATAATATTAAATCAAATGCCGATACTTTCCCAAGAAACCGGAATACCAATGGTAGCAACTAATGATGTACATTATGTTAAAAAAGAGGATTGGAAAATTCACGATATTCTACTTTGTATTCAGCTGGGGAAAACAATACAGGAGAAAAATGAAGGTGGAATGTATTATGCTCCTGCAGAATTCTATTTAAGATCTGCAGATGAAATGTACGAACTTTTTGAAGGATTTGAAGAAGCCTTAGAAAATACAAATAAGATTGCAGAAAGATGTAGTGTAGAACTTGATTTTGGAAATTTACATCTACCTTATTTTGAAATACCAGAAGGTTATACAAATAAATCGTATTTAAGAGAACTGGCTACTAAGGGTATTCATAAAAGGTATAGGGATGTCAACAAAACAGTATTAGATAGACTTGAATTTGAAATTAGAACTATAGAAGAAATGGGTTTTGTTGATTATTTTCTAATAGTTTCAGATTTTATTAGATTTGCAAAAAGTAAAAATATTCCTGTAGGGCCCGGTAGAGGTTCTGCAGCAGGAAGTATTGTAAGTTATGCTTTGGAAATTACAGATATTGACCCGTTGAAATACAACTTACTTTTTGAAAGATTTTTAAATCCGGAAAGAGTTTCCATGCCTGATATCGATATAGATTTCTGCTATGAGAGAAGGGAAGAAGTAATAGATTATGTAATTGAAAAATACGGTGAGGACAAGGTTGCTCAAATAGTTACCTTTGGTACTATGGCAGCTCGTGGAGCTATAAGGGATGTTGGTAGAGTTTTAGACATGGAATATAAGCTTGTAGACGAAGTTGCAAAAAAAGTCCCAATGATTTTAAATATGACCATTGACAAGGCCTTAGAAATGAGTCCGGAATTTAAACAATTATATAATAGTGATGAATCTATTAAAAATTTAATTGATATTGCTAATGCTGTGGAAGGAATGCCAAGACATACATCTACTCATGCAGCAGGCGTTGTAATATCTAAAAAACCTATAATGGAATATGTTCCACTGGCAAGAAACAAGGATGCAGTAATTACTCAGTTCAATATGATTGAATTAGAGGAACTGGGACTACTTAAAATGGACTTTCTAGGTCTACGTACTCTTACGGTAATTCAAGATGCAATTGACCTAGTAAATAAAAATCATAAGAAAAAAATATCCATAGAGGATATGGATGAAAATGATCCTAAAGTACTTTCGATTTTTACTGTTGCTGATACTTTGGGAATATTTCAATTTGAGTCGCCAGGTATGAGAAATTTTTTAAAGGAATTAAAACCAACTAAATTTGATGATTTAATTGCAGCCAATTCTTTATTTAGACCTGGGCCAATGAATGAAATACCAAAATATATATATAATAAAAACCATGTCGATGAAATAGAATATTTACATCCTAAATTGGAACCTATATTAAATGTAACCTATGGAACTATAGTCTACCAAGAACAGGTTATGCAAATAGTACAACAATTAGCAGGCTATAGTTTAGGAGCAGCCGATAATTTACGTAGGGCTATGAGTAAGAAGAAGATGGATGTAATGGAAGCTGAAAGGAAGAAATTCATTTTTGGTGAAAAAGACAATGAAGGTAATCTTATTACTTCAGGAGCTATAAGAAATGGTGTATCTGAAGAAATAGCAAATAAGATTTATGATTTAATGATAGATTTTGCTAAATATGCTTTTAATAAATCCCACTCAGCAGCTTATTCCTTAGTAGCAATGCGGACAGCCTGGTTAAAGTATTATTATCCTGTTGAATTTATGGCGGCTTTAATGTCATCAGTTATGGGAAATACTTCTCAAATAGCATTATATATTCAGGAATCCAAAAGATTAAATATTGAAATTCTACAACCGGATGTAAATTATAGTTTTAAAAAATTTAGTGTTGAAAATGGAAAAATAAGATTTGGATTAATGGCTATTAAAAATGTTGGAGAAAATTTAATAGATACAATAGTAAAAGTAAGAGAAAGTAGCGGAGAATTTAAAAACTTCAGGGATTTTATTGAGCGAATAGTTGCAGATAATCCTTTAGTTATAAATAAAAGAGCTATGGAATGTTTAATCAAAGCTGGGGCGTTTTCGTCCATGGGTGTAACAAGAGCTGGACTTATGGTAGAATATTCATTAGTAATAGATTCTGTACAGTCGTCTCAAAAGAAAAACATACCGGGACAAGCTTCCTTATTCGATATGTTTGAAGATGATAAAAACGAAGAAGTGGAAAGCAATATTTCGGATATTGATGAGTACGATAAAAAAGATCTTTTAAAGTTGGAAAAGGAAGTACTTGGAATTTATTTAACAGATCATCCTATGAGACCATATGAGGATATAGTTAAGAAATATTCTAATTTTAATACCTTAGAATTAAAGGGAGATATTTCTATAATAGAAGAAAAATGGGACAATAAAAGAGTTTCAATTGTTGGAATTGTTGATACAATAAATAAAAAGTTCACTAAAAACAATAAAATTATGGAATTTGTAAAATTAGAAGATTTATATGGGACTATAGAATTAACAGTATTTCCAAATATTTATCAAAAGTACAGTTCTATTTTAGAAGAAGATAAAGTATTAATAGTAAAGGGTACTATTAATATAAGTGAGAGAGATGAAGCTAATATTATTGTTAGTACTTTAGAAGATGTAGAAAATTTAAATAGTAAAATAAAAAATAAATTATTTTTAAGAATAGAAAAAAATATTTCCGATGAAATACTTAATAAAATAAAAAATATATTATTAAAATCATACGGAAAAGATCCAGTTAACTTATATTTTGAAAAAAATAACAAATGTTACCAACTTTCAGAAAAATATTCTATAGATATAAACGATAGTTTAATATTGATGGAATTAAAGGATATATTAGGTAGCGATAACATTAAAATTGTATGA
- a CDS encoding PadR family transcriptional regulator — MIFQYGNQVLDFCVLAILEHQDSYGYEITQRILETIEISESTMYPVLRRLKKYNHLETYDVPYQGRNRRYYKITDSGKELLELYKSDWEIYKDKIDYIVKGEEDE, encoded by the coding sequence ATGATATTCCAATATGGTAATCAAGTCTTAGATTTTTGTGTACTAGCTATTTTAGAACATCAGGATTCTTATGGCTATGAAATAACACAAAGGATTTTAGAAACAATAGAAATATCTGAATCTACAATGTATCCTGTTTTACGGAGATTAAAAAAATATAATCATTTAGAAACCTATGACGTTCCCTACCAAGGTAGAAATAGAAGATATTATAAAATAACCGATAGTGGAAAAGAACTTCTTGAATTATATAAAAGTGATTGGGAAATTTATAAGGATAAAATTGATTATATAGTTAAGGGGGAAGAAGATGAATAG
- a CDS encoding TldD/PmbA family protein, with product MYKFNPNLYTDVRIENNISTRIRIENNTIVENKEYSESGVIVRVFDGELWYTSSITNFDSIQKEIDYLSKLAKENPNINENKIVNKYEVNRDKLIQFESILGIENREKENLISDYNKFLNSEENIIPKHLLYIDNYIRKHIITSKGTDVEYDYAECSVNISYYVKSKDNNPQCFKKVFKHDFNELKNKYDELEKDIEKNIEFYNEAKPISPNEYTCILSPMAAGIFAHESFGHKSEADFMVGDEKMLDEWAIGKKVGSDILNIVDCGNEINSGFVPYDDEGNKSKKTYLIKNGILMGRLHSSETSALLDEEVTGNARAVNFEFDSIVRMTSTFIEGGNMTVEELFSSVKNGIYIDTVNHGSGMSTFTLAPQRAYLIKDGKISSPVLISVITGNVMRTLNEITGVSNEVEIISGTACGKNDQFPLRVAVGGPYIKVNKLQVS from the coding sequence ATGTATAAATTTAACCCTAATTTGTATACAGATGTAAGAATAGAAAACAATATTTCCACTAGAATAAGAATAGAAAATAATACTATAGTGGAAAATAAAGAATATAGTGAAAGTGGAGTAATTGTAAGGGTTTTTGATGGTGAATTATGGTATACCAGCTCTATAACAAATTTTGATAGTATTCAAAAAGAAATAGACTATTTGTCTAAATTAGCCAAGGAAAACCCAAATATAAATGAAAATAAAATCGTCAATAAATATGAAGTGAATAGGGATAAACTGATTCAATTTGAAAGTATTTTAGGGATTGAAAATAGAGAAAAGGAAAATTTAATATCGGATTATAATAAATTTTTAAACTCAGAAGAAAATATTATTCCTAAACATTTATTATATATTGATAATTATATAAGAAAACATATAATTACTAGTAAAGGTACAGATGTTGAATACGATTATGCTGAATGTTCTGTTAATATAAGCTATTATGTAAAAAGTAAAGATAATAATCCACAATGTTTTAAAAAAGTATTTAAACATGATTTTAATGAATTAAAGAATAAATATGATGAACTAGAAAAGGATATTGAAAAAAACATAGAATTTTATAATGAGGCAAAACCTATTAGTCCAAACGAATATACCTGTATATTATCACCTATGGCTGCAGGGATATTTGCCCATGAAAGTTTTGGACATAAAAGTGAAGCAGATTTTATGGTTGGAGATGAAAAAATGTTAGATGAATGGGCAATAGGTAAAAAAGTAGGTTCAGATATTTTAAACATTGTAGATTGTGGCAATGAAATTAATTCAGGATTTGTACCTTATGATGATGAAGGTAATAAAAGTAAAAAAACATATTTAATAAAAAATGGTATTTTAATGGGGAGACTACATTCTTCTGAAACAAGTGCTTTATTAGATGAAGAAGTTACAGGAAACGCTAGAGCAGTTAACTTTGAATTTGATTCAATTGTAAGAATGACTTCAACTTTTATTGAAGGAGGAAATATGACAGTAGAGGAATTATTTTCTTCAGTAAAAAATGGAATATATATAGATACAGTTAATCATGGTTCCGGCATGAGCACATTTACACTAGCACCTCAAAGAGCATATTTAATAAAAGATGGAAAAATTTCAAGTCCTGTATTAATATCGGTAATTACTGGTAATGTAATGAGGACCTTAAATGAAATAACGGGTGTTTCAAATGAAGTAGAAATAATATCAGGTACTGCTTGTGGTAAAAATGACCAGTTTCCTTTGAGAGTAGCAGTTGGAGGACCATATATAAAAGTAAATAAATTGCAAGTAAGTTAG
- a CDS encoding metallopeptidase TldD-related protein, protein MIKELYIKREKQIIANILNNKINKISRKDRKNNSIRYYDGSNIGFYSFLGEDNKEYYEKAKNNLRKNIKYEEEITKNIVRKNSINYEEEITKNIVRKNSINYEEEITKNIVRKNSINYEYNEEEFINKAKKLIFELNKKFPEFIFSNNIKMFNTKYELINDLNTDLYDEDFFYLFIILIKHRKSINVFDSGFLDISREFNIRDSISKISKILTKFEIKVDLPKESKIPIIFNNVNFDNKLIQWLNPKNIEAGNSELRNKEGKQIFNSKLNITINRTKENFDTPFFDLEGSVIENDKFYLIKNGIFIQGYADKAISSKYNIKNTAAAFGEYNDLPSIDKAQIHFENTADSLKKLLGSERAIYVDIYQGGDYNEKGDYSTPIQSAYLYEDGEIIGRLPEFSAYNNIYEMFGKDFIGVCIDNEFGGFKNIVTKMNIARSK, encoded by the coding sequence ATGATTAAAGAATTGTACATAAAAAGAGAAAAACAAATTATTGCAAATATATTGAATAATAAAATTAATAAGATTAGTAGAAAAGATAGGAAAAATAATTCTATACGATATTATGATGGAAGTAATATAGGGTTTTATAGTTTTTTAGGAGAAGATAATAAAGAGTATTATGAGAAAGCTAAAAATAATTTAAGAAAAAATATTAAATATGAAGAAGAGATAACGAAGAATATTGTTAGAAAAAATAGCATTAACTATGAAGAAGAGATAACGAAGAATATTGTTAGAAAAAATAGCATTAACTATGAAGAAGAGATAACGAAGAATATTGTTAGAAAAAATAGCATTAACTATGAATATAATGAAGAAGAGTTTATAAATAAAGCTAAAAAATTAATATTTGAATTAAATAAGAAGTTTCCGGAGTTTATTTTTTCTAATAATATTAAAATGTTTAATACTAAATATGAGTTAATAAATGATTTAAATACAGATTTATATGATGAAGATTTTTTCTACCTTTTTATTATTTTGATTAAACATAGAAAATCTATTAATGTCTTTGATTCCGGTTTTTTAGACATTTCAAGAGAATTTAATATAAGAGATTCTATAAGTAAAATAAGTAAGATATTAACTAAATTTGAAATTAAGGTGGATTTACCAAAGGAAAGTAAAATACCTATTATATTTAATAATGTTAATTTTGATAACAAGCTAATTCAATGGTTAAATCCAAAGAATATAGAAGCGGGAAATTCTGAACTTAGAAATAAAGAAGGAAAACAGATTTTTAATAGTAAACTTAATATAACAATTAACAGAACAAAAGAAAATTTCGACACTCCATTTTTTGATCTAGAGGGAAGTGTAATAGAAAACGACAAATTCTATTTAATTAAAAATGGAATATTTATACAAGGTTACGCTGATAAAGCAATTTCTAGTAAATATAATATAAAAAATACTGCAGCAGCTTTTGGGGAATATAATGACTTACCAAGTATAGATAAGGCACAAATTCATTTTGAAAATACAGCAGATTCTTTAAAGAAATTATTAGGAAGTGAAAGAGCAATATATGTAGATATATATCAAGGCGGGGATTATAATGAAAAAGGCGATTATTCCACACCTATTCAAAGTGCATATCTATATGAAGATGGAGAAATTATAGGTAGACTACCGGAATTTTCAGCATATAATAATATATATGAAATGTTTGGAAAAGATTTCATAGGTGTTTGTATAGACAATGAATTTGGTGGTTTTAAAAATATAGTTACGAAAATGAATATAGCTAGAAGCAAGTAA